A window of Fusarium falciforme chromosome 1, complete sequence genomic DNA:
ttataatagcttatataataagaataatataatattaaatattatatatatacttataataataatataattaacgtacttgataagcgagcgacgtagtcaagcgagcgacgtacttttccctcttatatctaactttTCATTTGATCAATTGATTCCTAACCACAAAATATGTCATAGTTGAATATTGAGgctagaacccttcttgccctttaagCTCTTTAAAATAATCCAAATCTAAGCATCTGAAAGGCTGCAAAGACTTACTAGGTCTCTGAGCTAAGGCTACGTCGGCGACGAAATGGCATTTAAGCTCGACTTAATACTATCCCTAAATCACGCAAATTATTAGATCTAGAGgaagatatccttatttactttattcttgACCTAGATTTGCGAGGATTTCCCCCATGGCTACGTGGTGTGAAAGAAATGGCTGATCAATTGCTTGCCGACCGCGACGCGCCATTAGTTGGCACGCGTTGGGCTTATAACTTCGTTAAGCGGCACCCTGACCTTAAGACGCGTTTCTTTCGTAAATATGACtactatagagctaaatgcGAAGACCCAATGATTATCCGCGATTGGTTTTGGCTTGTGGCGAACATAATCGCGAAGTATGGCATCTGATCAGAtgatatctataactttgaCGAGACCGGCTTTCTTATGGGTATGATTGTAAGCGGAATGGTTGTCATAGGTGCAGAAAGGCGTTCAAAGCCGAAATCAGTGCAGCCTGGAAACCGGGAATGGATTATGGTCATTCAGGCGATTAATGCGGAAGGCTGGGCGATCCAGCCGTTTATCATCGGTGCGGGCCAATATCACCTCGCTAATTGGTACCGAGAAAGCAACCTCCCGGGCGATTAGGCTATTGCGACGACCCAAAATGGCTGGACCgataataagactagtctCGAGTGGCTCAAGCACTTTAACCGATGTATAACCAATCGATCAATTGGTTCTTATTGTCTCTTAATCCTTGATGGCCACGAAAGTCACCACTCTATCGAATTTGAGAGATATTgtgaggaaaagaagattatccGGCTTTGTATGCCACCTCATTCGTCTCACCTTCTCTAGCCCCTTGACGTCGGGTGCTTTAGCGTGCTGAAGAAGGCTTATGGTCGAGAAATAGAGCATCTGATCAGATGCTCTATAACTCATGTTTCAAAGACTGAGTTCTTTCTGGCCTTCCACGCCGCACACGAGGCCACTATGATAGAAAGAAATATCaggggggcttttaaaggagctgGTCTTATTCCCCTTGACCTAGAAACTGTGGTCTTAAAGCTTGATGTTTAGCTGTGGACGCCAATGCTGGTTAAGGAGGCAGCTAAACTATCGACCCCTTGGGCTTTAAAAACCCCAAAGACTGTGCTTGAGGCCTAATCTTAGTCTGAATACCTTGAAAGACGGATTAGAAGGCACCAAAGTAGCTCTCTAGAGTCAATTCTTGAAGCATTAAAGTCTCTTGCGAAGGGAACAAAGGCAGTTATGTATGAGATGGCTCTCGTGAGGGCAGAGGTCTAAGACCTTCGATAGGTAAATGAGATACTAAGCCGGCGccggagggcaaaaaggactagattgaagaaaagaggggtaatgatggtagaggaaggaaggtAAGTAATTGATTAAATGGATATCGATGCGTAGGTAGTGGCCGAATCGTCGAGGAGTGGTGGTCGAGGAAGGTCGGTCGGACCGGGTATTCGGCGCTGTGGTGTCTGCGGCAAGCCCGGGCATAATGCAAGGACCTGTTAGGTAGTGATTGAGATATCTGGGGAAGAGTATAGTGAGTAGTTTTAATTGATCAGATGGTTTATGGTGTTTTTATTGCGATTACTATAGAGGAGGTTAAAAAAagtgcgtcgctcgcttgactgcgtcgctcgcttattaagtacgttatttatattttttatatttatatttaattctctatagtttttaaaaaatatattaaatcttatttttttataagaaattatcttaaaaattatttataaaataattaataaagatttctttataaaaaaaactttattaaatagcttatatcttaaagtagctaagtatacttttactatatttttattaattttattttatatagagaacctttattatatttcatTTTAAACAAAATCTCACTTTTTacatataaatttatatgtGTGGGGCCTGTATCACAATTTTGTGGCCAACCTAGCTTGCTAGGTTGGCTCGCCTGGGGCGATAGCCccacatgagccaacgggTAATTGTTGACTAGTTAGTTCGCAAATAATTGATCTCACTCCTGCGAGTTTTCTGGGTAGAAGTTATCAGTAACTACCAGACGACCTAAGCTAGACTGCCTCTGTCACACACACCCTCCCTTGCTAGATCATTCTTCTTACACTACTTGGAAAAGAGCTTCCCTGTCAGCTTTACAACAAATGCACCACGTTCAATGGTGTTGATAAAGATGTAACCTGACTTGAAGAAGGCGTAAGAGGACCACGTTCCGACAAATGCGACCGCGCCACCGCCGGGCAagtcgtcatcctcgggaTAGATGTCAAACCAAGCAGCTTCATACACACCAGCTCCGGTTGGATCCTCGGGGATAGAACGACCATCCAGGACACGCAGACCAGCACCGTAGTGCGACTGGTAGATGAAGTTGTCGATGACATACTGGTTGTGATCGATGGACTTGGTGGGATGCTTGAAGAAGCCCGTTTGCTTGGGGTTCTCCAGGTCTCTAATGTCCCAAATGAACGTCACTgggaagccatcaccaccagggCCGTTGCCGTCCCGCTCATCGAGCTCATCGTCTAGAACCAGGAACTCTTGGTTCTGGGTGTCCAGGACCCAACCTTGGTGGGTATAGGAGGCACCCTCGTAAGAGATACGAGAGATGATGTTGGTAACGTTGGCCTTGTCAGTAACGTCATAAATGGTGAGGGTGTCCTCGTTGTAGCCGTAGCAAATATCACGTCCCTGGTAACGCTCGTCGGGTCCACGGTAGACGAGGCACTGAGCATCGTGCACGTAGCCATCGCCCTTTGCACACCCGAGCGACTCCGGGTTGGCCGGGTCGGTGAGATCGAAGAAGTTGAGACCCGACAAGCAGTTAGGGTCGGTTCTGGGCTGAGCGCCCACAGCGACACCAtacttgagctcctcgttgACCACAACATTGTGAGCACGACCAAGAGGTAGGAGCGCGCTGAAGTGGCTAGTGAGATCCTTCTTGGCGTCGAAGATGACCGGCTTGGCCGGGTCAATGTCAagaagcttctcgaggtcAAAGATCTGAACGCCATGACCAACGGCCTCGGATCCGATAACGACATAGTTCTTGTATGTGCGGATCTCGCGCCACTGAGACGGCTCGGAGTACTGGGGAAGACGGCCAAGATAGATgagcttgcccttcttgtcgATTTCCGCAAAGGCGGTACCATCATACTGGCCAATGGCAACAAACTCGCGGCCATCATCAGAGGTCCAACCCCAAGATGAAGAGCCACGTCCTCCCGTGCTACCAAGAGCAGCATGGCTCAGGAATGAGTGGAGATCAGCCTAGGACATAGTCAGAATGTGTGACCTCGATGCACAAAGAAACGAGTCTCAACTCACGTTGTGGCATGCAAAGGTGTTGTTGCGATCACCCTTGATAGCCTCTGCAAAGCCGTCAACACAGCGTGCGTAGCCTAGCTTTGGGTATTGTTCGCTCTGGAAAGCTCCAGCCTCTTCCTGGCGAGCCCACTCCTCCTAGATACGGTGTTAGATGTCGATCGTCGGTGTCAAAGGCAGGGATATAACATGCATTCTTGAGGGCCATGAGGTTGTTGTGCACAACTCCTGAGTCATAAAGTCTtgctgccttggcctcatctGGCTTGATCTCCTTTGCACTGGAGAGCGAGATCAGTGCAGCCAAGGCCCCCAGACCAACCGCAGCACGAACCATCTTGAGATTTGAAAAGATAGATGAGCGGGAGGAGATGGGAGATGCGGGTGGCTGTTGAGGAGCTGAGATGTCGATGCACCAGAGGCGATTGGCCCTTTTTATCTCCTTCGGCCTCCTCGGAATTGGTACCCTGATGGATATTAACTCGTCCATTGCCTCATCATTGCCCAGCTTGTCCTTCTGGACTGGATACGAATCATTGCCCCGAGACTTGTGATCGGCAAGCGACGGCGGTGTATCTTGGCCCTCTACCATTAATGCAAAGCTCCAATCATGGTTTACAGAGGGTTGCAATTGACTTTGGCAAGAGGAATTTTTGATCTTGGCAAGATTGACGAATCTCCCTTGCCAGCCGGAGACTTCCCAGATATAGAAGGTGTCCTAGTCTCAGTCACTGGGCCATGCACACTAAGCAACGGATACGACGCCACATTAGGCAGGTTTGCAAGAAGATGGTAGGCCACGCATGAAAAACGGCCAAGACTACGACCCAAATATTCCGGACCAAGATGGGCTCCACATTGCGTGATTGGACGGACACTCTATCCTCAAAGCCAAAGAAATGTCGTAATTGCTTGGCTGTTACAGGACACCCCAAGAAAGAAGGGCACGGGGGGTTACAAGGATGGCAGGTAAGCTTATCAACTAGCACCGGTACTTCTGATCAATCTTATCTTCAGTCGAAATGCCAAGATGTAACGCTCAAGTGAAATGAGAGAGGTAGGTGGAGCAGCCAATGGGGGTTGCGTTACATATGTGTCCGTCAATATGGTAATGATCAACGGTTGTTCAATTAATGGAAGGTCATTCGGCCTGCTCGTGATAAACAATCTTTCTGGCCTACCCGAATCTTGATTTGATAATGAAATTCCATCACAGATTCCACGTGTATCCTCGACTGTGTCCTTGATGCTCCCGCTACACCATCCATATTAAACAATATCAATAAGACGTCGCTCAGACGTCCCAAAAATAGCAGGGTGCAGCCCATCAACCATTCCAATGCGCTCCCAGGCCCTGTCTTGCCGTAGTGAGCCACCCAAGAAAAGCACCTGAGCTCTCAATCTCATGTTACCAACCAAGAGGCAGAGGCAATTGGCGGTCCATGACGTCTCCGGAGGCTTCTCACTGTGAGGAAGCCGAACTACAGTCCTGACATTCTGTCCTGTGACGTTTATGTTCCCTGGCCTCAAGTGAACGTCGGGGTGCATGGGAAACGGCTGCCCATTGTTGTAAACCCTCAGGACCTCGTAATGGTGCTTCACCTCTCTCTCACGCGTCGGGTTTCCGTCTCCCGGCTCATAGATCTCAACCCGGCAACTCAGCTCAACCGAGATGGCATGGCCGGCGACTCGAATCAAGCCCGAGGCCGCGTTGACGCTTCGAATCTCGACATCATAAATCATCGGGTCGTTTGCCTCGAGGCCGCCCAAGCCTCTGGCAGAAACGTACGAGATTGGTCCGTCAACGCTAGCCCAGCTCCAGCTAGGTGCGTAGTTGCCCGGGTTCGTGCGGCACATGAGCTTTCCGCTCTTTTCTGATACTTTTGACTGCCACCCCAGACTCTCCACGAGCATGTTGGCCCACATTCCCCAGAGAGGAGACCACCCCTGGCTCTGGGATATGCGCTTCATAACTGAGTCCATCGCTGGGAGCCGATCAGACTGGCGAGTGATGTCTCTGCTCATGTACTCTTCCACCAGCGAGGTCCAAGAAGTGTGTGAGATGTTGTTCAGCTGCGCAGACCAAGAATGACCTGTAACATCCGGGGCAAATCCTTCCCAGATGGAATGCTGGTTACATTCAAACTTGAGCGCTGACGGAGTATAGAAAATCATGCGTCCAGACAGTAGTCGTTCTTGCCAGATCCACGCCCTGGTAGAAATTTTACCATAGTCGCCGCCTTTATCTTCAGTACCCAGAGTGTGCGTTCGACGACGAGCCCCAAGCTTCAAGGATCCGATCCCGTCaatgttgaggttgagattgAACGCTTGCCCCTTCATGTCTCTTGGAACCAAGATTCGGTCGTTTTccgaggccgccgaggccgccgcAATAGTCAAAGTGGCGTTGCCATAGATCTGGTGCATCTTGGCTGCCTGACGCTTGAAGTCCTCATCTTGACCCTGAATGATACATAGCCTGTCGATCCAGACATACTCTATTCCAAGTGATCGGGAGCAGCTAACAACATCTTGAAAAAGCGGCGGCAGGTCCTGGAACCGTATGCCGGCTTTCTTCGCTTCTAAAGTCGATGCATTCGTGAGATAGGTATCGGGGCTGGTAGGGCCCCAACAGTAGCTAACCGCAATATACTTGGCGCGGATGTCCCTGGGTTCCATGAGTTGTATGCGTGTGGAGTTGTTGGCTTCGATCCAGATGATGCGGTCGGGaagcagaggaagagggccaTCTCCTCCGCATTTGTGATTCTTCATACAGTTAGTGACCTGTTTATTGATGAACTCGAAGCATCTTGGGTCCCCTGAATGTTCAGGTATCGGAGACGCGGCACCCATGTACTCCACAAGCGGTGCTACGACAACATCTAGTTACGATCCACGGTTAGCTCTGCCTGGCTCCTATAAGTGGACAACGACATACCGCCAACGGTAGTCTCACTGGAGTTGAGAACAGACCGATATATCTCGACGTCAATGGGTGGTTTGGAAAAGTCGTCAACTGTGATGATGAAGTTCATGGCCTGTCCCTCCGGTAGCTCGACACCGAAGCTGTTCAGCATCTCTTCCCTCCCCATC
This region includes:
- a CDS encoding HET domain-containing protein produces the protein MKLFRKLKGKKEGKKEGHVGTSETQQPRSQTPSTPQAQNRNEERRSTAPGGLGSLRVTSSVAPNLQELMKLMASPASSMSAEEARNMVELQSPGPCPICCNLDPYRAPPDVDTSETHRSWARAEYNIPAETPVSKITVEKSEDLVESSQRGCLYCTMIRTALGTANPTWETEKSYMYIYLASGLPVIVHLAFGGTSTVRMGREEMLNSFGVELPEGQAMNFIITVDDFSKPPIDVEIYRSVLNSSETTVGDVVVAPLVEYMGAASPIPEHSGDPRCFEFINKQVTNCMKNHKCGGDGPLPLLPDRIIWIEANNSTRIQLMEPRDIRAKYIAVSYCWGPTSPDTYLTNASTLEAKKAGIRFQDLPPLFQDVVSCSRSLGIEYVWIDRLCIIQGQDEDFKRQAAKMHQIYGNATLTIAAASAASENDRILVPRDMKGQAFNLNLNIDGIGSLKLGARRRTHTLGTEDKGGDYGKISTRAWIWQERLLSGRMIFYTPSALKFECNQHSIWEGFAPDVTGHSWSAQLNNISHTSWTSLVEEYMSRDITRQSDRLPAMDSVMKRISQSQGWSPLWGMWANMLVESLGWQSKVSEKSGKLMCRTNPGNYAPSWSWASVDGPISYVSARGLGGLEANDPMIYDVEIRSVNAASGLIRVAGHAISVELSCRVEIYEPGDGNPTREREVKHHYEVLRVYNNGQPFPMHPDVHLRPGNINVTGQNVRTVVRLPHSEKPPETSWTANCLCLLVGNMRLRAQVLFLGGSLRQDRAWERIGMVDGLHPAIFGTSERRLIDIV